From one Coleofasciculus sp. FACHB-1120 genomic stretch:
- a CDS encoding VWA domain-containing protein: protein MKATSSLSQSLIAAATPSTVDLIVSFQAEEETRNKVPRLPLNLSVVIDRSGSMAGAPLKNAIQAAQRLVEYLTPEDFLSVVIYDDTPETILPHQLVQDKSAIRSLIGRVKAGGCTNLSGGWLMGCDNVKSQQSTERINRVLLLTDGQANVGITNSQVLINTARQQAEQGIITTTLGFGTYFNEDLLIGMANAAGGNFYFIQSPDDATDVFRIELESLTSVVAQNLTVTLQPEDSVKITGILNNYRSNLIGNNLEVFCGDVYEVENKQLAVELPIPPQTNIGVINIATIAYKYQAVVDGSIQQFTNEIPISITVADAESASKVQPDAAVVEQASKLRIGKVKDEAIALADKGDYTAASQKLRKTIEDLKLKALHESFEVAEEMEQLDYYAQRLESKKFDSISRKEMRDQSYQALTRDRGDLKLRGLAASANSLQAVSSVDEGVLVKCDRVSGKLRIHVISDGYNPNFNVQFPRNIREEGVTYIVDEINLSADGSFYRVSGNIRRLVQPGQERAASSQNGTSSSSPKRQKLNAPASAADLETIDTVGDGVLVQCVKEGSKLRARVVSDGYDPNYNIRFPRDIREENVLYVVDEVEEAKNGGSYVAYGKIRRLVQ from the coding sequence ATGAAAGCAACTTCCTCCCTGAGTCAATCGCTTATTGCAGCCGCTACCCCGTCCACTGTAGACTTGATTGTTAGTTTCCAGGCTGAAGAAGAAACGCGCAACAAAGTACCGCGTCTTCCGCTTAATTTGAGTGTAGTAATTGATAGATCGGGTTCGATGGCGGGAGCGCCGCTTAAGAATGCTATTCAAGCTGCACAAAGGCTTGTGGAATATTTGACCCCGGAGGATTTTCTTTCAGTTGTAATATATGACGATACGCCGGAAACAATTCTTCCGCACCAACTGGTTCAGGATAAATCTGCCATTCGTTCGCTAATTGGTAGGGTGAAAGCTGGCGGATGTACTAACTTGAGTGGCGGTTGGCTAATGGGATGCGACAATGTAAAATCTCAGCAGTCCACAGAACGCATCAATCGCGTTTTATTATTAACAGATGGACAGGCGAATGTTGGGATTACCAATTCTCAGGTATTAATTAACACTGCAAGACAACAAGCTGAACAAGGAATCATTACAACAACTTTAGGGTTTGGAACTTATTTTAATGAAGATTTGCTCATCGGTATGGCAAATGCTGCCGGGGGAAACTTCTATTTCATTCAATCACCTGACGATGCTACTGATGTATTCAGAATTGAACTAGAAAGCCTCACGTCTGTTGTCGCGCAAAATCTGACGGTGACGCTGCAACCAGAAGATTCTGTAAAAATAACCGGGATTCTCAACAATTACCGATCCAATCTGATTGGCAACAACCTGGAAGTTTTCTGCGGCGATGTTTATGAGGTAGAAAATAAGCAGCTAGCCGTAGAATTGCCAATTCCTCCGCAAACAAATATTGGGGTGATAAATATTGCCACCATTGCTTATAAATATCAAGCGGTTGTCGATGGCAGCATTCAACAATTCACTAACGAAATCCCAATTAGTATAACGGTTGCTGATGCTGAATCAGCCAGCAAGGTGCAGCCAGATGCAGCGGTTGTGGAGCAAGCAAGTAAGCTGAGGATTGGTAAGGTAAAAGATGAAGCGATCGCACTCGCTGACAAAGGAGATTATACCGCCGCATCCCAGAAACTTCGCAAGACGATTGAGGATCTCAAGCTCAAAGCATTGCATGAATCCTTTGAAGTTGCCGAAGAGATGGAACAACTGGATTATTATGCACAACGGCTGGAAAGCAAAAAGTTTGATAGTATCAGTCGTAAGGAGATGCGAGATCAATCTTACCAGGCTCTTACACGCGATCGCGGCGATTTAAAATTGCGCGGACTTGCTGCGAGTGCCAACAGCTTACAAGCTGTTTCCAGCGTGGATGAGGGAGTTTTGGTGAAATGCGATCGCGTTAGTGGTAAGTTGCGGATTCACGTCATTTCTGACGGTTACAATCCTAATTTCAACGTGCAATTCCCCCGCAATATTCGGGAAGAAGGTGTCACCTACATCGTTGATGAAATCAATCTATCTGCTGACGGTAGCTTTTATCGCGTCTCCGGTAACATTCGCCGCTTAGTGCAACCCGGACAGGAACGCGCCGCATCATCTCAAAATGGTACGTCTTCTTCCAGTCCAAAACGACAAAAGCTGAATGCACCTGCTTCTGCTGCTGATTTAGAAACAATTGATACTGTAGGTGATGGAGTTCTCGTGCAGTGCGTGAAAGAAGGCAGTAAATTGAGAGCGAGAGTCGTGTCCGATGGGTACGATCCTAACTACAACATCCGCTTTCCCCGCGACATTCGAGAAGAAAACGTTCTCTATGTTGTTGATGAAGTGGAAGAGGCAAAGAATGGCGGATCTTATGTCGCTTATGGGAAGATTCGTAGGTTAGTTCAGTAA
- a CDS encoding WGR domain-containing protein, translating to MIQDKTYLELSESESSSHKFYEVIVNGTEVLIRYGRIGDSGQTQVKTYPTPEKAKAEATKKINEKLKKGYEPAVMGVRSKRPVTRREIKSDRSTANQAPVVWKFASSSPAFGIFIDNSRCWVGNQAGQIFALSHTGIVQNQFRLPDGVKCIVADEGWLYAGCDDGKVYDLTGKIPRVAYEIAPDVNIFWLDIKDAILGVSDDAGNVTTINHEDESQWTKKSSGEYGWMVRCDEIGIYHGHSSGVTMYDWEDGKTIWNQKTRGEVLFGWQEEAFVYASTSDNQVYCFTKRGEISTIYQCDAPVYSCATAEEGKYVFAGDNCSSIYCFSQQGERLWKLATGCGSAFSMQFIDDHLYIVTTDGSLACIDAGETAIKAAQAGTVPQAINIKAPTAVAPAVPSNTLETTSNATQGVIVECFKEDGKLRIRAVSPGYNPNWKVQFPQDIRSDGARYLVEEVRESSRGGFYRAFGDIQKLV from the coding sequence ATGATCCAAGATAAAACGTATCTAGAATTGTCAGAGTCAGAGAGTAGTTCTCACAAATTTTATGAAGTGATTGTCAACGGTACGGAAGTATTAATTCGCTACGGTCGCATTGGCGACTCAGGACAAACTCAGGTAAAAACCTATCCAACGCCAGAAAAAGCCAAAGCTGAAGCGACGAAAAAGATTAACGAGAAACTGAAGAAAGGTTACGAACCAGCGGTTATGGGAGTAAGGAGCAAACGTCCCGTGACTCGACGGGAAATAAAGAGCGATCGCTCAACTGCAAACCAAGCACCTGTAGTTTGGAAATTTGCCTCTTCTTCCCCTGCTTTTGGCATTTTCATCGACAATTCTCGGTGCTGGGTTGGAAATCAAGCAGGTCAGATTTTCGCTCTCAGTCATACGGGAATTGTGCAAAATCAGTTTCGTCTTCCTGACGGCGTGAAGTGTATTGTCGCGGATGAAGGTTGGCTTTATGCGGGATGTGATGATGGTAAAGTATACGATTTAACAGGCAAAATACCCCGTGTTGCTTATGAAATTGCCCCCGATGTAAATATCTTCTGGCTTGATATCAAAGATGCAATTCTCGGCGTTTCTGATGATGCTGGTAATGTCACAACGATTAATCACGAAGATGAATCTCAATGGACTAAAAAAAGTAGTGGTGAGTATGGCTGGATGGTGCGCTGCGACGAAATTGGCATTTATCACGGTCACAGCAGTGGCGTGACAATGTATGACTGGGAAGATGGAAAGACGATCTGGAACCAGAAAACTCGCGGTGAGGTACTATTTGGCTGGCAAGAAGAAGCATTTGTATATGCTAGTACCAGTGATAATCAAGTTTATTGCTTTACCAAGAGAGGGGAAATTAGCACAATTTATCAATGTGATGCCCCTGTTTATTCTTGCGCCACTGCTGAAGAAGGTAAATATGTCTTTGCCGGCGACAATTGCTCCTCGATTTATTGTTTTAGTCAACAAGGAGAGCGTCTTTGGAAACTTGCCACTGGCTGCGGTTCCGCCTTCTCCATGCAGTTTATAGATGACCATCTCTACATCGTCACCACCGATGGTTCTCTTGCTTGCATTGATGCGGGGGAAACAGCCATCAAAGCAGCACAAGCGGGTACGGTTCCCCAGGCTATTAATATTAAAGCACCTACCGCCGTTGCACCAGCCGTTCCTTCTAATACTTTGGAAACGACATCAAACGCCACTCAGGGAGTGATTGTGGAATGTTTCAAAGAAGACGGGAAGTTAAGAATACGCGCTGTTTCTCCTGGTTACAATCCCAATTGGAAAGTACAATTTCCTCAAGATATTCGCTCCGATGGTGCGCGTTATCTGGTGGAAGAGGTGCGCGAATCTTCTCGCGGTGGTTTCTATCGGGCTTTTGGGGATATTCAGAAATTAGTGTAG
- a CDS encoding DUF6745 domain-containing protein has translation MINKLTPEQEALIPVYIEKWISLALSTEPIARQKAAEAVNVACTVCWNEEPKILFFDSLYSFLKDIDVYFPDWEEEDQIDWLAKLEDELFEQLSDPVTSQLCDQLLEPMDELLSRLWNPLLDRFYQQPEISRRAVTNFTHDVNPQDWLVQCIFIDFCFSVLNCSLNESEQREWEVLQSLVKSCGWIYIFVKHTSEDNCEFVCIVCDRPTKLLYDHQQLLHAEEEPAMEFADGFSIYAYHGVGLPEN, from the coding sequence TTGATTAACAAGCTTACTCCAGAGCAAGAAGCTCTGATTCCGGTTTACATAGAAAAATGGATATCCCTGGCACTTTCCACCGAGCCAATCGCTCGTCAAAAAGCTGCTGAAGCCGTAAATGTTGCCTGCACTGTTTGTTGGAATGAAGAACCTAAAATTCTTTTTTTCGATAGCCTTTATAGCTTTTTGAAGGATATTGATGTTTACTTTCCGGACTGGGAAGAGGAAGACCAGATTGACTGGTTGGCTAAGTTAGAAGACGAATTGTTTGAGCAACTGTCCGACCCTGTTACTAGCCAACTTTGCGACCAACTGCTTGAGCCAATGGATGAGCTGTTGAGTAGGCTGTGGAACCCACTATTGGATCGGTTTTACCAGCAACCGGAAATCTCAAGGAGGGCCGTTACCAACTTTACTCACGACGTGAATCCTCAAGACTGGCTTGTTCAATGTATTTTTATTGACTTCTGTTTTTCTGTCTTAAATTGCTCTCTCAATGAAAGCGAGCAGAGAGAATGGGAAGTGTTGCAGTCGCTCGTCAAAAGTTGCGGCTGGATATATATATTTGTTAAACATACTAGCGAAGATAATTGCGAATTTGTTTGCATTGTGTGCGATCGCCCCACAAAACTGCTCTACGATCATCAGCAACTTCTTCACGCTGAAGAAGAACCAGCAATGGAGTTTGCCGATGGTTTCAGTATTTATGCGTATCACGGCGTGGGATTACCTGAGAACTGA
- a CDS encoding reverse transcriptase family protein, with product MSDQPRTRQELYDRIRQMGKEEFILEEMIRYGFWPAQGEIPQDPADDIRRMGEIRRELDELRQQSSRLHNEKELRKQLLKQRLAESRRKRQETKERRERERQERAEDWRQRKEREILYLGEDVSGGLNYTECDEERLRSYGLPLCGTPYEIAAAMGITVGQLRFLAFSRKTSTISHYIRFKIPKKTGGERLISAPMPRLKQAQHWILGNILEKLELHDAAHGFRRDRSIVSNAQPHVKRDVIINFDLKDFFPSISYKRVKGLFHSFGYSEAAATIFGLLCTQPDIEEVELDGKTYYVALTERHLPQGSPASPAITNLMCRRLDRRLTSMADELGFVYTRYADDLTFSASGDSLRNICNILKRTQSIVAHEGFTINEQKTRILRKNRQQEVTGVVVNDYPNISKKELKRFRATLFQIEKDGLEGKHWGNSNNVMSSIQGYANFVAMVNPQKGVEFQEQIRRIRDKYRC from the coding sequence ATGTCAGATCAGCCTCGTACCCGCCAGGAACTCTACGATCGCATCCGACAAATGGGCAAAGAGGAATTCATCCTCGAAGAGATGATACGTTATGGGTTCTGGCCTGCACAAGGCGAGATACCCCAAGATCCCGCCGATGACATTCGGCGGATGGGAGAGATCCGGCGAGAACTTGATGAACTGCGACAGCAGAGTTCGCGTCTTCACAACGAAAAGGAACTCCGCAAGCAGCTACTCAAGCAACGCCTCGCCGAGTCGCGGCGAAAGCGACAGGAGACGAAAGAACGGCGGGAACGGGAAAGGCAAGAACGAGCGGAAGATTGGCGACAAAGAAAAGAGCGAGAAATCCTTTATCTCGGTGAAGATGTCTCAGGCGGACTCAACTATACTGAGTGCGATGAGGAAAGGTTGCGAAGTTATGGATTACCTTTGTGCGGTACACCCTACGAAATTGCCGCTGCAATGGGAATTACTGTGGGACAATTGCGCTTTCTCGCTTTTTCCCGCAAGACTTCGACAATTTCTCACTATATCCGCTTCAAGATTCCTAAAAAAACGGGTGGCGAACGGTTGATTTCGGCACCGATGCCACGCTTGAAGCAGGCGCAGCATTGGATTTTGGGTAATATTTTGGAAAAGCTAGAACTGCACGATGCAGCTCATGGTTTTAGACGCGATCGCTCTATCGTCAGCAACGCTCAACCTCACGTAAAACGTGACGTAATTATCAACTTTGACCTGAAAGATTTCTTTCCCTCTATTTCCTATAAGCGAGTTAAAGGACTTTTTCACTCATTCGGTTATTCGGAAGCTGCGGCAACAATTTTCGGGTTGCTGTGTACCCAACCGGATATCGAGGAGGTTGAATTAGACGGCAAAACTTATTATGTAGCCCTCACAGAGCGACATTTACCCCAAGGTTCGCCAGCTTCTCCAGCAATTACGAATCTAATGTGTCGCCGCTTAGATAGACGACTTACCAGTATGGCTGACGAATTGGGTTTTGTTTATACTCGCTACGCTGACGACTTAACTTTTTCAGCTTCTGGTGACAGTCTCCGAAATATCTGCAACATTCTCAAACGCACTCAGTCAATCGTGGCTCATGAAGGGTTTACGATTAACGAACAGAAGACTAGAATATTGCGGAAAAATCGGCAACAGGAAGTTACTGGAGTTGTGGTGAATGATTATCCGAATATTTCTAAAAAAGAGCTAAAACGTTTTCGTGCTACTTTGTTCCAAATTGAGAAAGATGGCTTGGAAGGTAAGCATTGGGGAAATTCTAATAATGTGATGTCTTCGATTCAGGGTTATGCCAATTTTGTCGCTATGGTTAATCCGCAAAAGGGTGTTGAGTTTCAAGAGCAAATTCGACGAATTCGAGATAAATACAGATGCTAA
- a CDS encoding Uma2 family endonuclease: MTQAATKRFTLAEYHRLIELDCLNEGDRVELIRGELVQMLAKGTLHSVCNTKLVRELDRLVGNLAVVRGQEPITLPADSEPETDVAIAQGQPDDYFSNHPYPNDIRLVIEVSNLTLEYDRTVKLSLYAENQIQNYWIVNLVANQLERYSQPYQDTQGNFGYRLREIALPNETVTLPNFPDLSLDLNRVFPGS, encoded by the coding sequence ATGACCCAGGCCGCAACTAAACGTTTTACACTAGCTGAGTATCATCGCCTGATTGAATTGGATTGTCTAAACGAGGGTGATCGCGTGGAGTTGATTCGGGGAGAGCTAGTGCAAATGCTTGCAAAAGGCACGCTTCACTCTGTTTGCAATACCAAGTTAGTACGGGAGTTAGATAGATTGGTTGGCAACCTTGCAGTGGTACGAGGACAGGAACCAATTACACTACCTGCCGACAGCGAACCAGAAACGGATGTTGCGATCGCACAAGGGCAGCCGGATGATTACTTCTCCAATCATCCCTATCCAAACGATATTCGGCTAGTAATTGAAGTATCAAACTTAACCTTGGAATATGACCGGACTGTAAAGCTATCCCTATATGCAGAGAACCAAATTCAGAATTATTGGATTGTCAATTTGGTTGCTAATCAACTAGAACGTTACAGTCAGCCTTATCAAGACACTCAAGGGAATTTCGGCTATCGCCTCAGAGAGATTGCATTACCCAATGAAACGGTTACACTCCCTAATTTTCCTGACTTGTCGCTCGATCTAAATCGTGTATTTCCTGGTTCGTGA
- a CDS encoding SWIM zinc finger family protein has product MEFNYAYNGSTSVNESGANTQMSFSPDIKREPTYFIGELRQNVAFREAISALHDVVVSDMRFKPKDKTAYKEWAAKQQDLDWQLIAAQHQEVANQIKPLQDELNQLSQHSYQRRESFYKAQRRYFNYLFQKDRDAWFVLDPVITVHPDEVFFECFSQDESSYGRLGASYEVFKNINEFACGTTNIDYSAALYDEFQKIRSYKNTKFEIDPSGFEVQTTHEETFKEVKIDLPDSWVRGFLQVSSAMSLPATRVDLHPMDIYNMCFVLRRHKEKQGPRSMRYHLKPGEPVRITFDPWGIEIVCARSLYTGSQSQEIRVWGRRRLHILERLIPVAKKFTVHLLGTGMPSFYVADLGDMSFTLGLSGWTANDWAQSGNFDLMAPRADIDKWTQQQIFEALKKNWVESPDSLAERLGLNRAVVLGALSAYTQAGRAIYDLNKQVYRVRELTREPLPMERLRFANEREEKATRFLVYNAVQVTNVTSDATKAFSLQGNVSDKDKTLNPSLTVDADERIIAAECTCNWHQQNKLYKGPCEHILALRMQHARQY; this is encoded by the coding sequence ATGGAATTTAACTACGCCTACAACGGAAGTACATCTGTTAATGAAAGCGGTGCAAACACCCAGATGTCCTTTTCTCCCGATATTAAACGCGAACCCACGTACTTTATTGGAGAATTGCGTCAGAATGTCGCTTTTCGGGAAGCGATTAGCGCCTTACACGATGTTGTCGTCTCTGATATGCGGTTCAAACCCAAAGACAAAACGGCATATAAAGAATGGGCAGCAAAACAACAGGATCTAGACTGGCAACTCATCGCCGCGCAACACCAAGAAGTTGCGAATCAAATCAAGCCCTTGCAGGATGAACTCAATCAATTAAGCCAGCATAGTTACCAGCGGCGGGAATCTTTCTACAAAGCACAACGCCGCTATTTTAATTACCTTTTTCAAAAAGACCGCGATGCTTGGTTTGTTCTCGATCCGGTGATTACAGTTCATCCCGATGAAGTATTTTTTGAATGTTTCAGCCAGGATGAATCAAGTTATGGTCGTCTCGGTGCCAGCTACGAAGTTTTTAAAAACATCAACGAGTTTGCCTGCGGTACGACTAATATTGATTATTCAGCGGCACTTTACGACGAGTTTCAGAAAATCCGCAGTTACAAAAATACCAAATTTGAAATAGATCCATCGGGTTTTGAAGTTCAAACTACGCACGAAGAAACTTTTAAAGAAGTCAAAATCGATTTACCCGACAGTTGGGTAAGAGGTTTTTTGCAAGTTAGTTCTGCAATGTCTTTACCAGCAACGCGAGTTGATTTGCATCCGATGGATATTTACAATATGTGCTTTGTGCTGCGTCGCCACAAGGAAAAACAAGGGCCTCGCAGTATGCGCTACCATCTTAAACCTGGGGAACCCGTGCGGATAACGTTCGATCCGTGGGGAATTGAAATCGTTTGTGCGCGATCGCTCTACACTGGATCGCAATCACAAGAAATCCGCGTTTGGGGACGCCGCCGCCTCCACATCCTCGAACGTCTCATCCCCGTCGCCAAAAAGTTTACCGTTCACCTACTCGGTACGGGTATGCCTTCCTTCTATGTCGCTGACTTAGGCGATATGTCTTTTACCCTCGGTTTATCGGGATGGACGGCAAACGACTGGGCGCAATCTGGTAACTTTGACTTGATGGCACCCCGCGCCGACATCGACAAATGGACGCAGCAACAAATTTTCGAGGCGCTGAAGAAGAATTGGGTAGAAAGTCCAGACTCGCTTGCGGAACGCCTTGGTTTAAACCGTGCCGTAGTTCTCGGTGCTTTAAGTGCTTATACGCAAGCCGGACGTGCAATTTACGACTTAAACAAGCAAGTTTATCGAGTGCGGGAACTGACGCGAGAACCTTTACCGATGGAACGCCTGCGCTTTGCCAACGAGCGAGAAGAGAAGGCAACCCGTTTCTTGGTTTACAATGCTGTGCAGGTGACTAATGTTACCAGCGATGCCACGAAAGCGTTTAGTCTGCAAGGTAATGTTTCAGACAAAGATAAAACCTTGAATCCTTCATTGACAGTTGACGCAGATGAGCGTATAATAGCCGCAGAATGTACTTGCAACTGGCATCAACAGAATAAGCTGTACAAAGGCCCTTGCGAACACATTCTGGCGTTGCGAATGCAACACGCCCGTCAGTATTGA
- a CDS encoding GNAT family N-acetyltransferase, which yields MKYTPPETLQQTHDVETFDCGKPSLNDWLRKRALENEATGASRTYVVCCGDRVVGYYSLANGSVIHSEAPGKIKRNMPDPIPVMVLGRLAVDINHRGKGIGKGLVKDAILRTLQASEIAGIRAIMVHALDEEAKRFYVDKCGFMPSPVHPLTLMVTLADVKKNLG from the coding sequence ATAAAATACACCCCACCAGAAACCCTTCAGCAGACACACGATGTAGAGACATTCGATTGTGGTAAGCCATCTCTAAATGACTGGTTGAGGAAACGCGCTCTTGAAAACGAGGCAACCGGAGCGTCTCGTACATACGTTGTCTGCTGTGGAGATCGGGTAGTGGGGTACTACAGTTTAGCGAATGGTAGTGTCATTCATAGTGAGGCTCCTGGCAAAATCAAAAGGAATATGCCCGATCCAATTCCAGTTATGGTATTGGGCAGACTTGCAGTTGATATTAACCACAGAGGGAAGGGAATCGGTAAAGGTTTGGTCAAGGATGCAATATTGCGTACTTTACAAGCATCAGAGATTGCCGGGATTAGAGCTATTATGGTTCACGCACTTGATGAAGAGGCGAAAAGATTCTATGTGGATAAGTGTGGTTTCATGCCCTCTCCGGTTCATCCCTTGACGCTGATGGTGACACTTGCGGATGTGAAAAAGAATCTTGGATAA
- a CDS encoding DUF1778 domain-containing protein: protein MAVLDKTEKIKRSEVVNMRIEPNQLDLIDSAASLSGKTRSAFMLDAAYRAAEEALLDRRLFRLSDEQWKAFNKALDTSPTKNEKLIELLQAPTPWE, encoded by the coding sequence ATGGCAGTACTTGATAAAACCGAAAAAATTAAGCGATCCGAGGTTGTCAATATGAGAATTGAGCCAAATCAGCTCGACCTCATAGATAGTGCGGCGAGTCTTTCTGGTAAAACTCGGAGTGCTTTCATGCTAGATGCGGCATATCGAGCGGCAGAAGAGGCTTTGCTCGATCGCAGATTGTTTCGTCTTAGTGATGAACAGTGGAAAGCTTTTAACAAGGCTCTTGACACCTCTCCAACGAAAAATGAAAAGTTAATTGAGTTGCTTCAGGCACCAACCCCTTGGGAATAA